A genomic segment from Gadus morhua chromosome 4, gadMor3.0, whole genome shotgun sequence encodes:
- the osbpl8 gene encoding oxysterol-binding protein-related protein 8 isoform X2, which produces MESSSESQQEDKPVPHAEVKEHPSSSAGGGDEGVLLTPGRMSQRQGKEAGHQTPSREVLTTPASLSPGVSYTHGFERGKEDLLPLPLKDDSSQSISKSKSETKLYNGSDKDVSSSGGRLTKKESLKVQKKNYREEKKRATKELLSTITDPSVIVMADWLKIRGTLKSWTKLWCVLKPGVLLIYKTNKNGQWVGTVLLTACQLIERPSKKDGFCFKLFHPLEQSIWAVKGPKGEAVGSITQPLPSSHLIFRAASESDGRCWMDALELALKCSGLLKRTMVRDGKEELAAMATGGETSINFYSLLRAHNMQGFQFSDGDQFKDPDLYSDKSDREGDPEHEESDRDHDHDDSDPEETDSDTSERQDDLDPNETLRETPYMEQSHEELGEAGEAAQTETVSEENKSLIWTLLKQVRPGMDLSKVVLPTFILEPRSFLDKLSDYYYHADFLSQAAVEENAYNRMKQVVRWYISGFYKKPKGLKKPYNPIIGETFRCMWLHQETNSKTFYIAEQVSHHPPVSAFYVSNRKDGFCISGSILAKSKFYGNSLSAILDGEARLTFLNRGEDYVMNMPYAHCKGILYGTLTLELAGQINISCEKTGYSAQLEFKLKPFLGSSDSVNQISGKIRLGKEVLATLEGHWDSEVFINDKKTGALEPFWNPTPELRQSRLTRYTVPPEDQGEFECERLWQHVTRAINNKDQTEATNEKFILEEAQRQAARERKGGGEEWSPALFEQDALSLEWHYRYADTRPWDLLNDLIQFEQDGVIQTKVRHRTPMVRSGSLISLSNPAARRDTCKCQVTGAKRKQSDKVKSRERGCSSPEADGRDSSGSERLKTKTSGRLKKRTDLTEVLSAIDAIKRTQDDINRSVSALRGRTGNRSVSDGASFLQQRDYVIIIILVLFQVLINFLFK; this is translated from the exons GGTTTGAGCGGGGAAAAGAGGATCTGCTGCCACTGCCTCTGAAAGACGACTCGTCTCAGTCCATCTCAAAGAGCAAG tctgagACCAAGCTGTACAATGGATCTGATAAGGACGTGTCCTCCTCCGGCGGCCGTCTGACCAAGAAGGAGTCCCTCAAG gTGCAGAAGAAGAActacagagaggagaagaagagagcgaCCAAGGAGCTGCTGAGCACCATCACAGACCCCTCGGTCATCGTCATGGCGGACTGGCTCAAG atccgGGGCACCCTGAAGTCCTGGACCAAGCTGTGGTGTGTGCTGAAGCCGGGGGTCCTGCTCATCTACAAGACCAACAAGAACGGGCAGTGGGTGGGCACCGTGCTGCTGACTGCCTGCCAGCTCATAGAGAGACCCTCCAAGAAGGACGGCTTCTGCTTCAAGCTCTTCCACCCGCTGGAGCAGTCCATCTGGGCCGTCAAG GGTCCTAAGGGTGAGGCGGTGGGCTCCATCACTCAGCCGTTACCCAGCAGCCACCTCATCTTCCGCGCCGCGTCGGAGTCTGACg GGCGGTGTTGGATGGATGCTCTTGAGCTGGCTCTGAAGTGCTCCGGTCTGCTGAAGAGGACGATGGTCCGAGACGGAAAGGAGGAGCTGGCCGCCATGGCAACGGGAGGAGAGACCTCCATCAACTTCTACAGCCTACTGCGGGCTCACAACATGCAGGGCTTCCA GTTCAGTGACGGGGACCAGTTCAAAGACCCCGACCTCTACTCGGACAAGTCGGACCGGGAGGGCGACCCGGAGCACGAGGAGTCGGACCGGGACCATGACCACGACGACTCGGACCCCGAGGAGACGGACAGTGACACGTCGGAGCGCCAGGACGACCTGGACCCCAACGAGACCCTCAGGGAGACCCCATACATGGAGCAGTCCCACGAGGAACTGGGGGAG GCGGGCGAGGCGGCGCAGACGGAGACGGTCTCGGAGGAGAACAAGTCCCTGATCTGGACCCTGCTGAAGCAGGTCCGGCCGGGCATGGACCTGTCCAAGGTGGTCCTGCCCACCTTCATCCTGGAGCCGCGCTCCTTCCTGGACAAGCTCTCCGACTACTACTACCACGCCGACTTCCTGTCCCA ggcggcggtggaggagaaCGCCTACAACCGCATGAAGCAGGTGGTCAGGTGGTACATCTCCGGCTTCTACAAGAAACCCAAG GGTCTGAAGAAGCCGTACAACCCGATCATCGGTGAGACGTTTCGCTGCATGTGGCTCCACCAGGAGACCAACAGCAAGACCTTCTACATCGCTGAGCAG gtgtcgcACCACCCTCCTGTCTCTGCGTTCTACGTCAGCAACAGGAAGGACGGGTTCTGCATCAGCGGTAGCATCCTGGCCAAGTCAAAGTTCTATG GTAACTCCCTGTCGGCCATCTTGGACGGCGAGGCACGGCTGACATTCCTCAATCGCGGGGAGGACTACGTGATGAACATGCCCTACGCCCACtgtaaag GTATCCTGTACGGGACCCTGACCCTGGAGCTGGCAGGCCAGATCAACATCAGCTGTGAGAAGACGGGCTACAGCGCCCAGCTGGAGTTCAAACTCAAG cccTTCCTGGGCAGCAGCGACAGTGTGAACCAGATCTCAGGGAAGATCCGCCTGGGGAAGGAGGTGCTGGCGACTCTGGAGGGCCACTGG GACAGCGAGGTCTTCATCAACGACAAGAAGACGGGGGCCCTGGAGCCGTTCTGGAACCCCACGCCGGAGCTCAGGCAGAGCCGGCTGACCAGATACACCGTCCCCCCGGAGGACCAGGGCGAGTTCGAGTGTGAGAG gctgtGGCAGCACGTGACGCGGGCGATCAACAACAAGGACCAGACGGAGGCGACCAACGAGAAGTTCATCCTGGAGGAGGCGCAGCGACAGGCGGCgcgggagaggaaggggggcggggaggagtGGAGCCCCGCCCTCTTTGAACAGGACGCGCTCAGTTTGGAGTGGCACTACCGCTACGCaga tacccGGCCCTGGGATCTGTTGAACGACCTGATCCAGTTTGAGCAGGACGGTGTCATCCAGACCAAGGTTCGGCACCGGACCCCCATGGTACGTTCAGGAAGTCTTATTAGTCTCAGTAACCCGGCAGCGAGGAGGGACACCTGCAAGTGCCAG GTAACGGGAGCGAAGAGGAAACAAAGTGACAAGGTGAAGAGTCGTGAGAGAGGCTGTTCGTCTCCTGAGGCCGATGGCCGCGATTCCTCCGGCAGCGAgc GACTGAAGACCAAGACCAGTGGGAGGCTGAAGAAAAGGACCGACCTCACTGAGGTCCTCAGTGCCATCGACGCCATCAAACGCACCCAGGACGACATCAACAG gagcgtCAGCGCGCTGCGGGGCCGGACAGGAAATCGCAGCGTGTCGGACGGAGCCTCCTTCCTCCAGCAGAGAGATTACGTCATTATCATCATCCTAGTCCTCTTTCAGGTCCTCATCAACTTCCTGTTCAAGTAA
- the osbpl8 gene encoding oxysterol-binding protein-related protein 8 isoform X1 — protein MESSSESQQEDKPVPHAEVKEHPSSSAAGGGDEGVLLTPGRMSQRQGKEAGHQTPSREVLTTPASLSPGVSYTHGFERGKEDLLPLPLKDDSSQSISKSKSETKLYNGSDKDVSSSGGRLTKKESLKVQKKNYREEKKRATKELLSTITDPSVIVMADWLKIRGTLKSWTKLWCVLKPGVLLIYKTNKNGQWVGTVLLTACQLIERPSKKDGFCFKLFHPLEQSIWAVKGPKGEAVGSITQPLPSSHLIFRAASESDGRCWMDALELALKCSGLLKRTMVRDGKEELAAMATGGETSINFYSLLRAHNMQGFQFSDGDQFKDPDLYSDKSDREGDPEHEESDRDHDHDDSDPEETDSDTSERQDDLDPNETLRETPYMEQSHEELGEAGEAAQTETVSEENKSLIWTLLKQVRPGMDLSKVVLPTFILEPRSFLDKLSDYYYHADFLSQAAVEENAYNRMKQVVRWYISGFYKKPKGLKKPYNPIIGETFRCMWLHQETNSKTFYIAEQVSHHPPVSAFYVSNRKDGFCISGSILAKSKFYGNSLSAILDGEARLTFLNRGEDYVMNMPYAHCKGILYGTLTLELAGQINISCEKTGYSAQLEFKLKPFLGSSDSVNQISGKIRLGKEVLATLEGHWDSEVFINDKKTGALEPFWNPTPELRQSRLTRYTVPPEDQGEFECERLWQHVTRAINNKDQTEATNEKFILEEAQRQAARERKGGGEEWSPALFEQDALSLEWHYRYADTRPWDLLNDLIQFEQDGVIQTKVRHRTPMVRSGSLISLSNPAARRDTCKCQVTGAKRKQSDKVKSRERGCSSPEADGRDSSGSERLKTKTSGRLKKRTDLTEVLSAIDAIKRTQDDINRSVSALRGRTGNRSVSDGASFLQQRDYVIIIILVLFQVLINFLFK, from the exons GGTTTGAGCGGGGAAAAGAGGATCTGCTGCCACTGCCTCTGAAAGACGACTCGTCTCAGTCCATCTCAAAGAGCAAG tctgagACCAAGCTGTACAATGGATCTGATAAGGACGTGTCCTCCTCCGGCGGCCGTCTGACCAAGAAGGAGTCCCTCAAG gTGCAGAAGAAGAActacagagaggagaagaagagagcgaCCAAGGAGCTGCTGAGCACCATCACAGACCCCTCGGTCATCGTCATGGCGGACTGGCTCAAG atccgGGGCACCCTGAAGTCCTGGACCAAGCTGTGGTGTGTGCTGAAGCCGGGGGTCCTGCTCATCTACAAGACCAACAAGAACGGGCAGTGGGTGGGCACCGTGCTGCTGACTGCCTGCCAGCTCATAGAGAGACCCTCCAAGAAGGACGGCTTCTGCTTCAAGCTCTTCCACCCGCTGGAGCAGTCCATCTGGGCCGTCAAG GGTCCTAAGGGTGAGGCGGTGGGCTCCATCACTCAGCCGTTACCCAGCAGCCACCTCATCTTCCGCGCCGCGTCGGAGTCTGACg GGCGGTGTTGGATGGATGCTCTTGAGCTGGCTCTGAAGTGCTCCGGTCTGCTGAAGAGGACGATGGTCCGAGACGGAAAGGAGGAGCTGGCCGCCATGGCAACGGGAGGAGAGACCTCCATCAACTTCTACAGCCTACTGCGGGCTCACAACATGCAGGGCTTCCA GTTCAGTGACGGGGACCAGTTCAAAGACCCCGACCTCTACTCGGACAAGTCGGACCGGGAGGGCGACCCGGAGCACGAGGAGTCGGACCGGGACCATGACCACGACGACTCGGACCCCGAGGAGACGGACAGTGACACGTCGGAGCGCCAGGACGACCTGGACCCCAACGAGACCCTCAGGGAGACCCCATACATGGAGCAGTCCCACGAGGAACTGGGGGAG GCGGGCGAGGCGGCGCAGACGGAGACGGTCTCGGAGGAGAACAAGTCCCTGATCTGGACCCTGCTGAAGCAGGTCCGGCCGGGCATGGACCTGTCCAAGGTGGTCCTGCCCACCTTCATCCTGGAGCCGCGCTCCTTCCTGGACAAGCTCTCCGACTACTACTACCACGCCGACTTCCTGTCCCA ggcggcggtggaggagaaCGCCTACAACCGCATGAAGCAGGTGGTCAGGTGGTACATCTCCGGCTTCTACAAGAAACCCAAG GGTCTGAAGAAGCCGTACAACCCGATCATCGGTGAGACGTTTCGCTGCATGTGGCTCCACCAGGAGACCAACAGCAAGACCTTCTACATCGCTGAGCAG gtgtcgcACCACCCTCCTGTCTCTGCGTTCTACGTCAGCAACAGGAAGGACGGGTTCTGCATCAGCGGTAGCATCCTGGCCAAGTCAAAGTTCTATG GTAACTCCCTGTCGGCCATCTTGGACGGCGAGGCACGGCTGACATTCCTCAATCGCGGGGAGGACTACGTGATGAACATGCCCTACGCCCACtgtaaag GTATCCTGTACGGGACCCTGACCCTGGAGCTGGCAGGCCAGATCAACATCAGCTGTGAGAAGACGGGCTACAGCGCCCAGCTGGAGTTCAAACTCAAG cccTTCCTGGGCAGCAGCGACAGTGTGAACCAGATCTCAGGGAAGATCCGCCTGGGGAAGGAGGTGCTGGCGACTCTGGAGGGCCACTGG GACAGCGAGGTCTTCATCAACGACAAGAAGACGGGGGCCCTGGAGCCGTTCTGGAACCCCACGCCGGAGCTCAGGCAGAGCCGGCTGACCAGATACACCGTCCCCCCGGAGGACCAGGGCGAGTTCGAGTGTGAGAG gctgtGGCAGCACGTGACGCGGGCGATCAACAACAAGGACCAGACGGAGGCGACCAACGAGAAGTTCATCCTGGAGGAGGCGCAGCGACAGGCGGCgcgggagaggaaggggggcggggaggagtGGAGCCCCGCCCTCTTTGAACAGGACGCGCTCAGTTTGGAGTGGCACTACCGCTACGCaga tacccGGCCCTGGGATCTGTTGAACGACCTGATCCAGTTTGAGCAGGACGGTGTCATCCAGACCAAGGTTCGGCACCGGACCCCCATGGTACGTTCAGGAAGTCTTATTAGTCTCAGTAACCCGGCAGCGAGGAGGGACACCTGCAAGTGCCAG GTAACGGGAGCGAAGAGGAAACAAAGTGACAAGGTGAAGAGTCGTGAGAGAGGCTGTTCGTCTCCTGAGGCCGATGGCCGCGATTCCTCCGGCAGCGAgc GACTGAAGACCAAGACCAGTGGGAGGCTGAAGAAAAGGACCGACCTCACTGAGGTCCTCAGTGCCATCGACGCCATCAAACGCACCCAGGACGACATCAACAG gagcgtCAGCGCGCTGCGGGGCCGGACAGGAAATCGCAGCGTGTCGGACGGAGCCTCCTTCCTCCAGCAGAGAGATTACGTCATTATCATCATCCTAGTCCTCTTTCAGGTCCTCATCAACTTCCTGTTCAAGTAA
- the osbpl8 gene encoding oxysterol-binding protein-related protein 8 isoform X3, with translation MESSSESQQEDKPVPHAEVKEHPSSSAAGGGDEGVLLTPGRMSQRQGKEAGHQTPSREVLTTPASLSPGVSYTHGFERGKEDLLPLPLKDDSSQSISKSKSETKLYNGSDKDVSSSGGRLTKKESLKVQKKNYREEKKRATKELLSTITDPSVIVMADWLKIRGTLKSWTKLWCVLKPGVLLIYKTNKNGQWVGTVLLTACQLIERPSKKDGFCFKLFHPLEQSIWAVKGPKGEAVGSITQPLPSSHLIFRAASESDGRCWMDALELALKCSGLLKRTMVRDGKEELAAMATGGETSINFYSLLRAHNMQGFQFSDGDQFKDPDLYSDKSDREGDPEHEESDRDHDHDDSDPEETDSDTSERQDDLDPNETLRETPYMEQSHEELGEAGEAAQTETVSEENKSLIWTLLKQVRPGMDLSKVVLPTFILEPRSFLDKLSDYYYHADFLSQAAVEENAYNRMKQVVRWYISGFYKKPKGLKKPYNPIIGETFRCMWLHQETNSKTFYIAEQVSHHPPVSAFYVSNRKDGFCISGSILAKSKFYGNSLSAILDGEARLTFLNRGEDYVMNMPYAHCKGILYGTLTLELAGQINISCEKTGYSAQLEFKLKPFLGSSDSVNQISGKIRLGKEVLATLEGHWDSEVFINDKKTGALEPFWNPTPELRQSRLTRYTVPPEDQGEFECERLWQHVTRAINNKDQTEATNEKFILEEAQRQAARERKGGGEEWSPALFEQDALSLEWHYRYADTRPWDLLNDLIQFEQDGVIQTKVRHRTPMVTGAKRKQSDKVKSRERGCSSPEADGRDSSGSERLKTKTSGRLKKRTDLTEVLSAIDAIKRTQDDINRSVSALRGRTGNRSVSDGASFLQQRDYVIIIILVLFQVLINFLFK, from the exons GGTTTGAGCGGGGAAAAGAGGATCTGCTGCCACTGCCTCTGAAAGACGACTCGTCTCAGTCCATCTCAAAGAGCAAG tctgagACCAAGCTGTACAATGGATCTGATAAGGACGTGTCCTCCTCCGGCGGCCGTCTGACCAAGAAGGAGTCCCTCAAG gTGCAGAAGAAGAActacagagaggagaagaagagagcgaCCAAGGAGCTGCTGAGCACCATCACAGACCCCTCGGTCATCGTCATGGCGGACTGGCTCAAG atccgGGGCACCCTGAAGTCCTGGACCAAGCTGTGGTGTGTGCTGAAGCCGGGGGTCCTGCTCATCTACAAGACCAACAAGAACGGGCAGTGGGTGGGCACCGTGCTGCTGACTGCCTGCCAGCTCATAGAGAGACCCTCCAAGAAGGACGGCTTCTGCTTCAAGCTCTTCCACCCGCTGGAGCAGTCCATCTGGGCCGTCAAG GGTCCTAAGGGTGAGGCGGTGGGCTCCATCACTCAGCCGTTACCCAGCAGCCACCTCATCTTCCGCGCCGCGTCGGAGTCTGACg GGCGGTGTTGGATGGATGCTCTTGAGCTGGCTCTGAAGTGCTCCGGTCTGCTGAAGAGGACGATGGTCCGAGACGGAAAGGAGGAGCTGGCCGCCATGGCAACGGGAGGAGAGACCTCCATCAACTTCTACAGCCTACTGCGGGCTCACAACATGCAGGGCTTCCA GTTCAGTGACGGGGACCAGTTCAAAGACCCCGACCTCTACTCGGACAAGTCGGACCGGGAGGGCGACCCGGAGCACGAGGAGTCGGACCGGGACCATGACCACGACGACTCGGACCCCGAGGAGACGGACAGTGACACGTCGGAGCGCCAGGACGACCTGGACCCCAACGAGACCCTCAGGGAGACCCCATACATGGAGCAGTCCCACGAGGAACTGGGGGAG GCGGGCGAGGCGGCGCAGACGGAGACGGTCTCGGAGGAGAACAAGTCCCTGATCTGGACCCTGCTGAAGCAGGTCCGGCCGGGCATGGACCTGTCCAAGGTGGTCCTGCCCACCTTCATCCTGGAGCCGCGCTCCTTCCTGGACAAGCTCTCCGACTACTACTACCACGCCGACTTCCTGTCCCA ggcggcggtggaggagaaCGCCTACAACCGCATGAAGCAGGTGGTCAGGTGGTACATCTCCGGCTTCTACAAGAAACCCAAG GGTCTGAAGAAGCCGTACAACCCGATCATCGGTGAGACGTTTCGCTGCATGTGGCTCCACCAGGAGACCAACAGCAAGACCTTCTACATCGCTGAGCAG gtgtcgcACCACCCTCCTGTCTCTGCGTTCTACGTCAGCAACAGGAAGGACGGGTTCTGCATCAGCGGTAGCATCCTGGCCAAGTCAAAGTTCTATG GTAACTCCCTGTCGGCCATCTTGGACGGCGAGGCACGGCTGACATTCCTCAATCGCGGGGAGGACTACGTGATGAACATGCCCTACGCCCACtgtaaag GTATCCTGTACGGGACCCTGACCCTGGAGCTGGCAGGCCAGATCAACATCAGCTGTGAGAAGACGGGCTACAGCGCCCAGCTGGAGTTCAAACTCAAG cccTTCCTGGGCAGCAGCGACAGTGTGAACCAGATCTCAGGGAAGATCCGCCTGGGGAAGGAGGTGCTGGCGACTCTGGAGGGCCACTGG GACAGCGAGGTCTTCATCAACGACAAGAAGACGGGGGCCCTGGAGCCGTTCTGGAACCCCACGCCGGAGCTCAGGCAGAGCCGGCTGACCAGATACACCGTCCCCCCGGAGGACCAGGGCGAGTTCGAGTGTGAGAG gctgtGGCAGCACGTGACGCGGGCGATCAACAACAAGGACCAGACGGAGGCGACCAACGAGAAGTTCATCCTGGAGGAGGCGCAGCGACAGGCGGCgcgggagaggaaggggggcggggaggagtGGAGCCCCGCCCTCTTTGAACAGGACGCGCTCAGTTTGGAGTGGCACTACCGCTACGCaga tacccGGCCCTGGGATCTGTTGAACGACCTGATCCAGTTTGAGCAGGACGGTGTCATCCAGACCAAGGTTCGGCACCGGACCCCCATG GTAACGGGAGCGAAGAGGAAACAAAGTGACAAGGTGAAGAGTCGTGAGAGAGGCTGTTCGTCTCCTGAGGCCGATGGCCGCGATTCCTCCGGCAGCGAgc GACTGAAGACCAAGACCAGTGGGAGGCTGAAGAAAAGGACCGACCTCACTGAGGTCCTCAGTGCCATCGACGCCATCAAACGCACCCAGGACGACATCAACAG gagcgtCAGCGCGCTGCGGGGCCGGACAGGAAATCGCAGCGTGTCGGACGGAGCCTCCTTCCTCCAGCAGAGAGATTACGTCATTATCATCATCCTAGTCCTCTTTCAGGTCCTCATCAACTTCCTGTTCAAGTAA